The following coding sequences lie in one Lytechinus pictus isolate F3 Inbred unplaced genomic scaffold, Lp3.0 scaffold_20, whole genome shotgun sequence genomic window:
- the LOC129282967 gene encoding allene oxide synthase-lipoxygenase protein-like: protein MLLEEDVTIRFYSKENVKSHDFVVRISDLNIDRVKDFKFVIENTSFGEPTYIELQRENKWLRHSRWLCDYVKLTKVNSDAVYMFPINRCVLVGAPLKLKEYDTSLPQEDANSEQRQTELKRKEISYGCYKNRKTEMIMVRRLPYSEAFSYRYQWDIDSEAFKLIAKSAWLELSAGKCETIEDIEKLYRPPLLPIPEGIHRWKSDRHFANQRLTGCNPAMIRLCNRIPENFKVDIKMLESTFLEGSTIDDVIKERRLFIVNHEILKNLPVKEGGNMVAPLALFFVNKDANWLFISSLFMFNKVFYPTDPKYTWLMAKCYFNMADASVHEASSHLGFTHLIGEVIVIATNRCLSPSHPIYRLLAPHFLYLLAINKAGLGPLLSPHGILNDIMLVGSGGLSEIIKRRQATWRLDVEGSLLADLEDRGVADSEVLPKYYYRDDALRLHGAISRYVKQIVKQYYDTPEKIVDDYELQDWVAFMASEDDEDDVVASGDGAGTKGGIKGLPHDGHFETAKEISDVVTNFIFIFSATHAAVNFGQYDNYAFPPAYPGWINGQPPQDKTPLTEKDIIAKLPNKKRILKTMSVTRLLSMHDTKPLGDFEVQYLFDPNSVKALEGLRADLKAIEHIIQSENKNRYNKYEWLLPSNVPNSISI from the exons ATGCTTCTGGAGGAAGATGTAACTATTCGGTTCTACagcaaagaaaatgtaaaatctcACGATTTCGTTGTTCGAATCAGTGACCTGAACATTGATCGAGTCAAAGATTTTAAATTCGTGATCGAGAACACTAGCTTTGGTGAGCCAACGTACATCGAGCTTCAACGGGAGAACAAATGGCTGCGACACAGTAGGTGGCTCTGTGACTATGTCAAGCTGACGAAAGTCAACTCCGATGCCGTTTACATGTTCCCAATCAACCGCTGTGTTTTGGTGGGAGCACCTTTAAAATTGAAGGAGTACGACACATCCTTGCCGCAGGAAGATGCTAACTCTGAACAAAGACAAACAGAGctgaagagaaaagaaatttcCTATGGCTGCTATAAGAACAGAAAAACGGAAATGATCATG GTTCGCCGTCTCCCCTACAGTGAAGCGTTCTCATATCGTTACCAG TGGGACATCGATTCAGAAGCCTTCAAACTGATCGCCAAATCTGCATGGTTAGAATTGTCAGCAGGGAAATGTGAAACCATTGAGGACATCGAAAAACTCTACAGACCACCACTGCTACCAATACCAGAA GGGATTCATCGTTGGAAATCAGATCGACATTTCGCCAACCAACGACTAACCGGCTGCAATCCTGCTATGATCCGACTGTGCAATCGGATACCCGAGAA tttcAAAGTTGACATCAAGATGTTGGAAAGCACATTTCTGGAAGGATCAACGATCGATGACGTCATCAAGGAGAGGAGACTCTTCATCGTCAATCATGAGATACTCAAGAATCTGCCTGTAAAGGAGGGCGGAAATATG GTTGCTCCTTTGGCACTTTTCTTCGTCAATAAGGATGCtaa TTGGCTCTTTATCTCTTCTCTATTTATGTTTAACAAGGTGTTTTATCCCACTGATCCTAAGTATACTTGGCTGATGGCGAAGTGCTACTTCAACATGGCCGATGCGTCTGTCCACGAAGCTTCCTCTCATTTAGGTTTCACTCACCTGATTGGTGAAGTCATCGTCATAGCAACCAATCGTTGTCTTTCACCATCTCATCCTATCTACCGTCTTCTAGCACCACACTTTCTCTACCTTCTGGCAATCAACAA GGCCGGTTTGGGACCTTTACTTTCACCACATGGCATACTGAATGATATCATGCTTGTCGGAAGTGGTGGCCTATCCGAGATCATCAAACGAAGACAGGCAACTTGGCGACTCGACGTAGAGGGCTCCCTTCTGGCAGATCTCGAGGACAGGGGCGTTGCTGATTCCGAAGTCCTGCCGAAGTACTACTATCGCGATGATGCCTTACGGCTGCACGGGGCGATATCCAGATACGTTAAACAGATAGTCAAACAGTATTATG ATACTCCGGAGAAAATTGTTGATGACTATGAATTGCAAGACTGGGTAGCATTCATGGCAAGtgaggatgatgaagatgacgtGGTGGCTTCAGGAGATGGTGCCGGAACCAAGGGAGGTATAAAG GGACTCCCACACGACGGTCATTTCGAAACAGCGAAAGAGATCTCTGACGTAGTGACCAACTTCATTTTCATCTTCAGCGCTACTCACGCTGCGGTCAACTTTGGCCAGTATGACAACTATGCATTCCCACCGGCCTATCCAGGATGGATAAATGGTCAACCACCACAGGACAAG ACGCCTTTAACAGAGAAGGATATCATAGCCAAATTGCCAAACAAAAAGAGAATTCTCAAGACAATGAGTGTCACCAGGCTGTTGAGCATGCATGATACCAAACCATTGGGGGATTTCGAGGTGCAATACCTCTTCGATCCAAACAGTGTCAAGGCACTAGAAGG GCTGCGTGCAGATCTGAAGGCAATCGAGCACattatacagagtgagaataaaaacagataTAATAAGTATGAATGGCTTCTTCCCAGTAATGTGCCCAATTCTATTTCAATATAG